From Aspergillus chevalieri M1 DNA, chromosome 4, nearly complete sequence, a single genomic window includes:
- the aspf13 gene encoding allergenic cerato-platanin Asp F13 (COG:S;~EggNog:ENOG410PQ64;~InterPro:IPR010829,IPR036908;~PFAM:PF07249;~SECRETED:SignalP(1-21)) translates to MKITMFSSLLTILAVSSTTLAMPVASASPQAAASQTISVSYDERYDKGASSLTTVSCSDGTNGLITQGYSTFESLPNFPLIGGAPTVEAWNSPNCGKCYQLHYQNGKVDKTINVLAVDSAVGAFNLGLQAMDQLTGGNAQQLGRVDATYTEVEASQCGITS, encoded by the coding sequence ATGAAAATCACAATGTTCTCCTCTCTCCTCACCATCCTCGCCGTCTCCTCCACCACCCTCGCAATGCCTGTTGCATCCGCATCACCCCAAGCAGCAGCATCCCAAACAATCTCCGTCTCCTACGACGAGCGATACGACAAGGGAGCCTCCTCCCTGACCACTGTCTCCTGCTCCGACGGCACCAACGGCCTCATCACCCAAGGCTACTCAACCTTCGAATCCCTCCCCAACTTCCCCCTCATCGGAGGCGCGCCCACCGTTGAGGCCTGGAACAGCCCCAACTGCGGAAAATGCTACCAACTGCACTACCAGAACGGCAAGGTCGATAAGACGATTAATGTGCTTGCGGTGGACTCTGCGGTCGGCGCATTTAATCTGGGACTGCAGGCTATGGACCAGTTGACGGGTGGGAATGCGCAGCAGTTGGGAAGGGTTGACGCGACGTACACGGAAGTTGAGGCGTCGCAGTGTGGTATTACTTCTTGA
- the ARH1 gene encoding NADPH-adrenodoxin reductase (BUSCO:EOG09261UOJ;~COG:C;~EggNog:ENOG410PIFP;~InterPro:IPR021163,IPR036188;~go_function: GO:0016491 - oxidoreductase activity [Evidence IEA];~go_process: GO:0055114 - oxidation-reduction process [Evidence IEA]), whose translation MNRLPYVCASCTAQIARISPRPHIQLSRLTSLRRHYSVQADRPFRIAIVGSGPAGFYAAHRLLGKSEDAVVDMYEKLPVPFGLARYGVAPDHPEVKNCEEKFTEVAGSPRFNFIGNIELGENLPLRILKPHYDAILFSYGAPKDKELGIPGEKATRNVYSAREFVGWYNGLPEHRDLAPDLTAGEDAVIIGQGNVALDVARILLSDINELRKTDIAEYAVEELLKSKIKRVRVVGRRGPMQASFTIKEVRELLQLPSVSFDPIPKDLFPPDDVISGLPRAQKRLIQLLEKGSTNDPSISTKSWSLDFLLSPECLNWSPIHPYRLSHVKFSRNELDPSDPYSSSAKVTPKYLSSGNRAQVNIPANTFFRSVGYKSLPLPGLEEDLGVQFDEQRGVIPNDGFGRITTPKVTGDTQRLPDGSLLSHIPGLYCAGWVKRGPTGVIATTMTDAFSTADTILADMGRQHALLNSPGRSTGLGWEGVQTEAKERRLRTTSWSDWEMIDAVERKVGKERGKLREKFGRVEEMLEVVS comes from the exons ATGAATCGCTTGCCGTATGTCTGCGCCTCCTGCACGGCGCAAATTGCCCGTATTTCGCCTCGTCCTCACATTCAACTGTCAAGATTGACATCACTCCGCCGGCATTACAGCGTCCAGGCTGATCGCCCGTTTCGCATCGCCATTGTGGGCTCAGGTCCGGCCGGTTTCTACGCAGCGCATCGATTGCTGGGCAAGTCCGAAGATGCGGTGGTGGATATGTACGAGAAGCTGCCTGTGCCGTTCGGGTTGGCGCGGTACGGTGTAGCTCCAGACCACCCGGAGGTCAAG AACTGCGAGGAAAAATTTACGGAAGTAGCCGGATCTCCTCGTTTCAATTTCATCGGCAATATCGAACTGGGGGAGAATCTTCCCCTCCGTATCTTGAAACCCCACTACGATGCCATTCTGTTCTCCTATGGAGCACCAAAAGACAAAGAGCTGGGAATCCCGGGTGAAAAGGCAACTCGAAATGTATATTCGGCCCGTGAATTCGTGGGATGGTACAATGGTCTTCCGGAACACCGTGATCTGGCACCAGATCTGACCGCTGGGGAGGACGCTGTGATCATTGGACAAGGAAATGTGGCATTGGATGTCGCACGCATCTTACTTTCGGATATTAATGAGCTGCGCAAGACCGACATTGCCGAATACGCGGTGGAGGAGCTACTGAAAAGCAAAATCAAACGGGTGCGCGTGGTTGGCCGTCGAGGCCCGATGCAG GCATCCTTCACAATCAAGGAAGTCCGTGAACTCCTCCAACTCCCATCCGTCTCCTTCGACCCAATCCCCAAAGACCTCTTCCCGCCAGACGACGTCATCTCAGGCCTCCCACGCGCCCAAAAACGCCTCATCCAACTCCTCGAAAAAGGCTCAACCAACGACCCCTCAATATCCACAAAATCCTGGTCTTTAgacttcctcctctcccccGAATGCCTAAACTGGTCCCCCATCCACCCCTACCGCCTCTCGCACGTCAAATTCTCCCGCAACGAACTCGACCCCTCAGACCCGTACTCCTCAAGCGCAAAAGTAACACCCAAGTACCTCTCCAGCGGCAACCGCGCACAGGTAAACATCCCCGCAAACACATTCTTCCGCAGCGTGGGCTACAAATCGCTGCCCTTGCCGGGGCTGGAGGAAGATTTGGGTGTTCAGTTCGACGAGCAGCGCGGCGTGATACCCAATGATGGATTCGGAAGGATAACTACACCCAAGGTTACGGGTGATACGCAACGTCTTCCGGATGGTTCGCTCCTCTCGCATATTCCGGGGCTTTATTGTGCGGGGTGGGTTAAGCGTGGTCCAACGGGGGTTATTGCTACTACGATGACGGATGCGTTTAGTACCGCAGATACGATTTTGGCTGATATGGGTAGGCAGCATGCGCTGCTGAACTCGCCGGGTCGGAGTACTGGTCTTGGTTGGGAGGGAGTGCAAACTGAAGCTAAGGAACGGAGGTTGCGGACGACGAGCTGGAGTGACTGGGAGATGATTGATGCTGTGGAACGGAAAGTGGGAAAGGAGAGAGGGAAACTGAGGGAGAAGTTTGGTCGTGTTGAGGAGATGTTAGAGGTTGTTTCGTGA
- a CDS encoding uncharacterized protein (COG:S;~EggNog:ENOG410PVB1;~TransMembrane:4 (i90-110o116-136i156-177o197-230i)): protein MGRSFASLFSSRPAAQGFVGPTDRPLNPNGVPETSWAKGGSIKSKSCRPLINLNAPTNSAYPNVSRARSQWAPMSPKTKGWVLNGRRVQLGLRVLALLGAIGALFCAIIITSLPASIVWIVRVGPAVAILHTLYGIYHLSRSPIGKPPGTQANYNVFASTFDLGLVPFYVFGAYISYIEYANVAYNWGTLLGNTNGIPHLIANVNFILSVASGALHAISFGISMFLAIAFRRITRLPPDMNPLEDNLTARPHKRTKSEIAEKHLSQSTVDSGIGMDDPLIGSPRTMPVSMHNRHPSSGDGLTGFIYENPMPQGPFVPPDQLYYANPTPKPLQFQPRPQQQGNVIPRKPVQSSQVLTQDIDNLSSRPTPPMHLNVPSQGPDQASISDRSRTVSPMSDNWIAYPSRSPSPLDNLQTPQKENAKNETVARRDISSMYSRSNTTASTDSGPNWVSAAQRYGWNIDEAIREDVRGEYESLAMHEHYGNDDDYLDDYPQQNGLYDDIERDVGDEPINIYLDDRLSDDDDLKDENEEPATKLLNPLALNPPTPLASRSNLYEDTTSKPLNGRHALTDIPNLSPSPNLRSDSPAPGDSPEKKTGRYYGELESNPSISVRGDRDVSEQNVPLRKKSKLQKKNSKSKKMQSYNTLRQDDHVSDEEIDNEAPPAIPKDTNENDRKGRVVSNSGADIRSNAAPASAGLASYGNYIAGLGIGVGRRRDVSGKMAEEGRSGTMVNAGRPGTEPEHKKPIRAAGWARFAGL from the exons ATGGGCAGATCGTTCGCTTCGCTCTTTTCTAGCCGTCCTGCTGCCCAGGGCTTCGTTGGCCCTACCGACCGTCCTTTAAATCCAAATGGTGTGCCGGAGACTAGCTGGGCCAAAGGAGGGTCAATAAAGTCCAAGTCGTGTCGTCCGTTGATTAATTTGAACGCACCTACCAACTCT GCGTACCCTAATGTTTCTCGTGCGAGATCTCAGTGGGCACCTATGAGTCCCAAGACGAAGGGCTGGGTGTTGAATGGACGGCGTGTTCAGCTGGGTTTACGTGTTCTCGCTCTGCTTGGGGCGATTGGGGCTCTGTTTTGCGCTATCATTATTACGAGTCTGCCAGCAAGTATTGTTTGGATCGTCCGCGTCGGA CCTGCGGTAGCAATCCTTCACACCCTCTACGGTATCTACCACCTCTCTCGTTCGCCTATCGGAAAGCCACCCGGAACTCAGGCCAATTACAATGTGTTCGCCTCGACGTTTGACCTGGGTCTCGTACCGTTCTATGTTTTCGGAGCATACATCTCGTATATTGAGTATGCCAATGTCGCATACAATTGGGGAACTTTGTTGGGCAACACCAATGGGATACCGCACCTAATTGCCAACGTCAACTTTATCCTCAGTGTTGCCAGCGGGGCGTTGCATGCTATCTCCTTTGGTATTTCCATGTTTTTGGCTATCGCCTTCCGTCGAATTACGCGACTTCCACCGGACATGAACCCCTTGGAGGATAACCTGACTGCTCGACCCCATAAGCGAACCAAGTCTGAGATTGCTGAAAAGCATCTCAGCCAGTCGACTGTGGATTCGGGCATTGGAATGGATGATCCACTCATTGGTTCACCTCGTACTATGCCAGTCTCGATGCACAACCGACACCCATCTTCTGGCGATGGCTTAACTGGATTTATCTACGAAAACCCAATGCCACAGGGACCTTTTGTGCCTCCGGACCAGTTATATTATGCTAACCCTACTCCTAAGCCTTTGCAATTCCAGCCAAGACCCCAACAGCAAGGCAATGTTATCCCCCGAAAACCGGTGCAAAGCTCTCAGGTGCTAACGCAAGACATTGACAACCTCTCGAGCCGACCAACCCCACCTATGCATCTCAATGTTCCTAGCCAGGGCCCTGACCAAGCTAGCATCTCGGATAGATCGAGGACAGTGAGTCCCATGTCGGACAACTGGATCGCGTACCCGTCACGCTCTCCATCGCCGTTGGACAATCTCCAAACCCCGCAGAAAGAGAACGCGAAGAACGAAACTGTGGCTCGTCGTGACATATCATCGATGTACAGTCGTTCCAACACCACGGCCTCCACCGACAGTGGCCCCAACTGGGTTAGTGCCGCTCAGCGGTATGGATGGAACATTGATGAGGCTATCAGGGAAGATGTCCGTGGAGAGTATGAATCACTCGCCATGCAtgaacactacggcaatgatgacgactatttggatgattACCCGCAACAAAATGGATTGTACGACGACATTGAACGCGACGTGGGAGATGAGCCAATTAACATCTACCTGGATGATCGTCtgagcgatgatgatgatctcAAGGACGAAAATGAGGAACCAGCTACAAAGCTGCTGAATCCTCTGGCATTGAACCCACCCACACCGCTGGCCTCTCGCAGCAATCTATACGAAGACACCACGTCTAAGCCTCTCAACGGCCGTCACGCTCTCACCGATATCCCTAACCTGTCCCCCTCACCCAACCTACGCTCCGACTCCCCTGCTCCAGGCGACAGCCCCGAAAAGAAGACCGGCCGCTACTACGGCGAACTCGAGAGCAACCCAAGCATCTCCGTCCGGGGTGACCGCGACGTCAGTGAGCAGAACGTGCCattgaggaagaagagcaagctccaaaagaaaaacagcaAGTCCAAGAAAATGCAGTCCTACAACACACTCCGCCAAGACGACCACGTCAGCGACGAAGAGATTGACAATGAGGCTCCTCCCGCTATTCCTAAGGACACAAATGAAAACGACCGCAAGGGCCGTGTTGTCAGTAACTCCGGCGCGGACATCCGCAGTAATGCAGCACCTGCTTCAGCCGGCTTGGCGTCGTATGGAAACTACATTGCTGGACTTGGTATTGGAGTCGGACGCCGACGCGATGTCAGTGGGAAGATGGCTGAAGAAGGTAGGAGTGGTACAATGGTTAATGCCGGACGGCCAGGAACCGAGCCTGAGCATAAAAAACCCATTCGTGCGGCTGGATGGGCACGGTTTGCTGGACTGTAA
- a CDS encoding Lectin C-type domain protein (COG:U;~EggNog:ENOG410PN32;~InterPro:IPR001304;~TransMembrane:1 (o533-557i)) has translation MTLNYDPDSSLVNATWVATLLSERDAAGQIPINFVTHPAVSLRAACFADNVFDKNSTAKCISNLLAVGYRRLLVDLYWSAERRSWSFCPVSVPANVGTDSSITAVTSSTGSQLYQLGSYQCSDNLDVSGLIHILRGYFENNTSQLNVYLSFVIFNLHAAASTSAPDDPAPAVFGAQLPSNKERLGYLLDGSLGEYIYNPSQLAEERSNLNNSWYRVTNGYEPITEYFTIHEDSKGRQSTPDGWPCSKYVQLARERRVLFGYGDIDPQIEDYDLSSDSVLFPPSYLTDFVDVSSAVDGSLDTGCLYDSDAYLVSQVNSSWSLSTRIPVPSTTNGSVTLDQLSSIVTNLTACGLSPNLNDTLLNATADNDVETYRNISLSASWAWSAGQPQDSIDNEDGDPKERCAVLDLSTNGHWQAIGCGEDRYAACRVDNVPFTWKLSTKRTSYGNAARACPENTSFSLPRTGLENTYLYRYLLSYQSASNGTLDVFSSKDSMRQVWLDFNSLDIASCWVSGGPDANCPYASNPQQLEKRTVLVATIWGIVICVVAALTLFVKCNANRRNSRRRKRVIEGWEYEGVPS, from the exons ATGACCCTGAACTATGACCCTGATAGCTCCCTTGTAAACGCTACATGGGTGGCTACGTTGCTA AGCGAAAGAGATGCCGCAGGCCAAATTCCTATCAACTTCGTGACGCACCCGGCCGTGTCGTTAAGGGCAGCATGTTTCGCGGACAACGTATTCGATAAGAATTCCACTGCGAAATGCATATCCAATCTCTTGGCAGTAGGGTACCGTCGGCTACTGGTCGATCTGTATTGGTCCGCAGAACGACGATCATGGTCGTTCTGCCCGGTGTCCGTCCCTGCAAACGTAGGGACAGATAGCTCCATAACCGCTGTGACTAGCTCAACCGGATCGCAATTATACCAATTGGGTTCATATCAGTGCTCTGATAACCTTGATGTTTCCGGCTTGATTCATATACTGCGTGGCTATTTCGAGAATAACACCTCCCAGCTGAATGTGTACCTTTCATTTGTGATATTCAATCTCCATGCGGCTGCCAGTACATCCGCGCCCGATGACCCGGCTCCAGCGGTATTTGGAGCGCAGTTGCCGAGTAACAAGGAACGCCTTGGCTATCTACTTGATGGCAGCTTAGGCGAATATATCTATAATCCGTCGCAACTTGCAGAAGAGCGGAGCAATTTGAATAATTCGTGGTATCGGGTGACTAACGGTTATGAGCCTATCACGGAATATTTTACAATCCATGAGGATTCAAAGGGTAGGCAGAGCACCCCGGACGGTTGGCCATGCTCGAAGTACGTGCAGCTCGCAAGGGAACGAAGAGTCCTTTTCGGATATGGGGATATCGATCCGCAGATTGAGGATTATGACTTGAGTAGTGACAGCGTGCTGTTTCCTCCATCCTACCTGACCGATTTTGTGGATGTCTCTTCAGCGGTTGACGGCAGTCTGGATACCGGATGTCTCTACGACTCTGACGCTTATCTGGTCTCCCAGGTTAATTCTTCATGGTcattatcgacccgaatTCCAGTTCCCTCCACGACAAACGGCTCAGTGACACTGGATCAATTGTCAAGTATAGTCACCAACCTAACAGCATGCGGTCTATCTCCAAACCTTAACGACACCCTCCTCAATGCCACAGCCGACAATGACGTTGAAACATACAGAAATATATCATTATCTGCCTCCTGGGCCTGGTCTGCCGGGCAACCGCAAGATTCCATAGATAACGAAGATGGCGATCCCAAGGAACGATGCGCAGTACTCGACCTATCAACAAATGGTCACTGGCAAGCTATCGGCTGTGGTGAAGATCGCTACGCAGCCTGCCGCGTCGACAACGTCCCATTTACTTGGAAACTATCCACAAAGAGGACATCCTACGGAAACGCCGCACGTGCCTGCCCCGAAAAtacctctttctctcttccacGTACGGGGCTCGAAAATACCTACCTCTACCGCTATCTTCTTTCGTATCAATCAGCGTCAAACGGTACACTGGACGTTTTCTCTTCTAAAGACAGTATGCGCCAAGTCTGGTTGGATTTTAACTCGTTGGATATTGCGTCTTGTTGGGTCAGCGGTGGCCCTGATGCTAATTGCCCGTATGCGTCGAATCCGCAGCAGTTGGAGAAGCGGACGGTTCTGGTTGCTACGATTTGGGGGATTGTCATCTGTGTTGTTGCTGCGTTGACACTCTTTGTGAAATGTAATGCTAATCGGCGGAACTCGCGACGACGGAAGAGGGTTATTGAAGGGTGGGAGTATGAGGGGGTTCCGTCTTGA
- the SEC62 gene encoding Sec62 family protein translocation protein (BUSCO:EOG09263W7L;~COG:U;~EggNog:ENOG410PGTC;~InterPro:IPR004728,IPR011553;~PFAM:PF03839;~TransMembrane:3 (o237-255i262-279o285-306i);~go_component: GO:0030176 - integral component of endoplasmic reticulum membrane [Evidence IEA];~go_process: GO:0015031 - protein transport [Evidence IEA]), whose product MATPGGPSPQQIAAMQQQFAAEAAKRGLTPEQFAQQQREQLAAEAQKHGLTTEQYLAQLRARAIAAHQKQMELQQQGQPSTRPPTQQPGQQQTTTQVPVNPNNPPDPKAVAVAQFLRSQNLKPRTCIMDGQRKDMFKVKRAIRAIESPAYAKAAAKKNSLLPPVTDRASAENVFKLLPLSLLALRVSKVDPHAGHNHAKPKNRVKGLWTVKIEQHQETDPMMHYVWLYEGPQWKQKAMAAAVVAGIFAVVLFPLWPMMLRQGVWYLSVGMMGLLGLFFAMSIFRLILFCITVFVVPPGLWLFPNLFEDVGFIDSFKPLWGWQETKKKKSKKSVKGEALSTATNQTTSATTTATPAPGTSGTVKRDLAPKVEEADE is encoded by the exons ATGGCCACCCCCGGTGGTCCATCACCCCAGCAAATCGCTGCCATGCAGCAGCAGTTCGCCGCCGAAGCCGCCAAACGAGGACTGACCCCCGAGCAATTCGCCCAGCAACAACGCGAGCAACTAGCCGCAGAGGCACAAAAGCATGGCCTTACCACGGAACAGTATCTCGCGCAGCTCAGAGCGCGCGCTATCGCCGCCCACCAGAAGCAGATGGAGCTGCAGCAACAGGGTCAACCGTCGACACGGCCTCCGACGCAGCAGCCGGGTCAGCAGCAGACTACTACGCAGGTGCCGGTGAATCCTAACAACCCGCCGGATCCGAAGGCGGTTGCTGTTGCGCAGTTCTTGCGGTCGCAGAATCTTAAGCCTAGGACGTGTATCATGGATGGGCAGCGGAAAGATATGTTCAAAG TGAAACGTGCAATTCGTGCGATTGAATCTCCCGCCTACGCCAAAGCTGCCGCAAAGAAAAACTCCCTTCTCCCCCCTGTGACAGACCGCGCCTCCGCAGAGAACGTCTTCAAgctcctccctctctctctcctcgCCCTCCGAGTCTCCAAGGTCGACCCGCACGCAGGCCACAACCACGCGAAGCCGAAGAACCGAGTCAAGGGACTCTGGACCGTGAAAATCGAACAGCACCAGGAAACCGACCCGATGATGCACTACGTCTGGCTCTATGAAGGACCGCAATGGAAGCAAAAGGCCATGGCCGCGGCCGTTGTGGCTGGTATCTTCGCCGTGGTGCTCTTCCCGCTGTGGCCTATGATGCTGCGACAGGGAGTGTGGTATCTGAGTGTGGGCATGATGGGCTTGCTGGGATTGTTCTTTGCCATGTCGATCTTCCGTCTGATTCTGTTCTGCATCACGGTGTTTGTCGTACCGCCCGGTCTGTGGCTCTTCCCGAACTTGTTCGAGGATGTTGGGTTCATTGATAGTTTCAAGCCTTTGTGGGGATGGCAAGAG accaagaaaaagaagtccAAGAAATCCGTCAAAGGCGAAGCGCTCTCGACAGCAACCAACCAGACAACGTCCGCCACTACTACCGCGACACCAGCCCCGGGTACTTCAGGTACCGTCAAGCGCGATCTAGCGCCGAAGGTGGAGGAGGCGGACGAGTAa